The Brachypodium distachyon strain Bd21 chromosome 4, Brachypodium_distachyon_v3.0, whole genome shotgun sequence nucleotide sequence AAAGTGGGAAGAAATGCAATTTCCCTAACTATCTGATTGAGATTGGCGAGGCCAAAACTCTAATGAAAGGTTGGTTTTGTACATCTCCTAGTACAATGTTCTTTGTCGAACATGTGCAGGTCCATCTCTGTCTGTGCCTCCTGATACATCCAACTTGTTTTTATGAGTTATGGAATAGTGACTTAAGAAATTTTCTCCTCTATCATTGAAATTACGTGTTTCTCCATTGGTCAATATGAAGGTGGAGAACCTAAATCTTCGGATGAACCTATGGTGACAAGATCAAAGAATGGGGAGAATACGAGTAAAAAAATGGGAATCGGTGCGACAAGTTCCCTGAAATTCATCAGTCCACAAAAGTTCCATTGTACGTGGACTTAAAGTTGCATGCCAGTTAGTCATACTCCTTGCTTTGAGCATATCATAGCAACTACTCCTTCCTTTCTGCAATTTGTAGATCTTGACAAGAGTAAATCAGAGGTCACTTCTAGTTTTAACAAGCCGGAGCTTGGAAATATTGAAGTTGCAGCTGCTGGCAGCACTGGGAGCCTTATGGGTTCAACAGAATCAAGTATTAAAGGTTCAGTGTAGCCTCTCTATGTAAAGAATGCTTTGGTTTCGTACATATAATGTAttatcatatattttttatcgAGGCTTATACAAAATGTGCATCATTTGTAGAATGGAGTGTCATATACACCACCCAACTAACTCAAAAAGCCAAGAAGTACCATGATGGTGTTATAAAGCTCATGCAAGTTGGCTCACATGCAAACCAGGTTAGCAACTAGCGAGCAATTCTTAATTACTATGACGATTCAAGGTTGGTGTTTTACGACAGCTTTACCACAGGATGATGTTAGATTATGTCTAACAAAATGCTGATTACACAAAGTTGTTATAGCTGTATTAACTGTATTTTTAGATTGTTTTGCTGGATGAAGAGGGTGTGGTGCTTGGCAGCAGATATCTCAAGTCAGGTGAATCTGTCCAAAGTGGGACAAAATGTCCGTTTCCAAATTATCTTATTGAAGTTGCTGAGCTCATAATTCAAAAGAACGGTAAGTTTACCTTTCTCTATAGACTGCATTTCCAAATGGGTGGTTTCTCTAAAACATTCCTTTTTGGTTCTGCAAACACAGAGATTTCTTATCAGTTTGCTAATTTATATGCAGATGTAGAGTCTAAACACTCTTCGAGGGAGCCTTTGAGTCACACAGGACCAAAGAATGGAGAGGATGCAACTCAAAGGATGGGTGACAAAAGTAAATCTCCAAAGTTTGTTAGTCCACTTAAGTTCCATGGTATGTGACCACCAGGTTACACACACATTAGTTTTACTTTCCTGTACAGCACATAATTTATTTCTGATCATTCATTTGTCTCCACAATTAACAGATCACCAGAAGAGTAAAATAGAAAGCACTGCTGACGGTAACAGGCCACAGTTCGGTAAATCAACGTGTAGTAATGTTGGTGATCCACATAACTTCCATGGTAATGCAAtggttatttttttctatttcctgCTCCATGTATATCTTAATGTAGTACCATTGCTGTTTATTACCAGTATCTACAGATCTTCAGAGAGGTAAACCAGATGGGACTGTTAGTTACAGAAGCACAGGCCTTGGCAAACTAACTTCTAGTGACATGGATGATCCACGTATATTTAATGGTTGACTTAATTTTACTCACCATTTCTATGTCGGCAGCTGCTAATATATGTTTATAACCATTTCTATATTTGATGCGAGACTGCTGGTTGTTTCCAGACTTTACGGGTATCCAGAGGGCTAAATCAGAATCTGTGTCCTGGTACAACCGGCCACAAGTAGGCAAATCAATTCCTAACAGAATGGATGATCCACTAGAATTTTGTGGTACTCGGAATTAATGTTCATACTTTCATCTGTGGCTCTACTTCCCACTGGTGTCCAAATACGTATCCACGTGTAGTAATACTCCCGTTTCTCCGCAACTTGCAGATCTTGAAGATGGTAAATCAGTATGTCCCACTGGTTTTACCACAAGCGAGATTGGCAAATCAACTTTTGGTAACACGGGTGATCCTTTGCGAACTGGTTTGTACCTTTACTTAATTGCTAGCTTGATTAACTATTGAATTCGTCCTTCCCATGCAAGTCAATTAGGAAATGATACTCACGTTTCTCCGCAACTTGCAGACCTTGAAGATGGTAAATCAGTATGTCCCACTGGTTTTACCAGGAGAGAGATTGGCAAATCACCTTTTGGTAACACGGATGATCCTTTGCGAACTGGTCTGTACACCTTTACTTAACCGCTAGCTTGATTAACTGTTGAATGTGTCCTTCCCACACAAGTCAATTAGGAAACAATACGTAAATGTAGTTGCTATGTACCTATGGTGAAAGTCACAAGGGCAGAGTGATCAAGTACTCAAATTGGTCACTTCGGAGCAGCAGTTTTACTGTAATACCTTGGAGTGCTCAAGGATCATGGATAAGCACCTAAGATATGACTATCCAATCTGTTGTTACATAAAGTTTGTAATGATTATCACTTATGTGTCAAACAGATAACTGGTTTGCTACATCTGTATTCTTTCCTACTTATaaagtttggagttggtggtagTCAATTCACTTCTTTCTAAACCTTCTCTTGTCACCCCTGACAAGTAGATTGTACAAATTCATGAGTTAAAACTTCATGTCATTATCCTGCCTTACATAGTCTCTACTGCTGCCTTTCCTCTCCAATCTCCATGAGTTTGGGTTCAGATTTCAAATTCACCAAAGCCTATCATCAGACTTTATGGCATTGGTTCATAAGCTGGCTATCATGCTGTTCTTCAGTtgtaaattttctttttcttgatgattccgtagcaaagcacgggcaCAAAGCTAGTTTATAGTAAATTACAACTGGTGTTTTGTAATGCCAAAGGTTTGTTGTGAACAATAGGGGTTGCTATCCAAGACTAATATTAGCTAAGGTAGATTCTTTGAGTAACTCCATAGCATGAACTCCAAATTAGCTTCATATAGGTGTCATTTGTCAGTTTAAGTTTCAGGATGTTTGATTGCATGCACTGTGAATTGTTTGATTACATGCACCATAAAGTAACTACTGTAGAGTTGTGATAGCTGATATGGAAAAATGGTTCTTCCATATTTCTGTGAGTGTTTAATTTAGTTAATTATGGTTTAATTTACTGGGTAGGTAGATAGTCAACCTACATACATAATAATTGACATACTGCAAGACATATTTAACATTTTCTATTTCTAGTACTAGAATTACCTCTTCTCTTGCATGATGCGCATACTGCTCTACTTGTTCTTGtttactactctctccgttccataaaaattggcacggatttgaacTAGAACTAGTTCAAAGCCACGCCAATCTTtacggaacggagggagtaccagaACACTCATGGAAGTCAAAGATCCAAAAATCATAATTTAGAATGAAATACTTCAGGAGTCCATGCAGTAATTATCTATAATGTAGAATGCTCATTTTCAAGGAACTATTTTTTCACAAGTTATCTGCTTGCGATCCTTGTGGCATATGTCCAACTTGGATGACTTGCGCAACTACTCTCATTCATGTACATTCATGTGCTTTATTAATAATAAGTTAATAAGAATGTCATCTCATCTTTAGCATCCCAGATACTCTCTATCATGAAGCCCCCAGCTGGATTGTCTAACTTTGCTACCCAGTTTCGTACATCAGTGCAATCTTGCTTGAAGTTGGATACTGTGCAGGCAAAGAACTCAGTGAGCACTCATAGTAGGAATGAATCATCAGGGAATGCTCATCCAACTTATGATCATCAGACCGCCATGTAAGATGTTGTGTTTATTAATTACATCCTATAATACTGCCTTACTGACTGCAAGATTAAGATCAAACATGACAGATAAACAAAAGGAACATTTACATAAATGATGCTTCTGTAGGAAACAAGCAGCTTTTGATGGACCCGAATTGGCCATGGTAGATATCCCATCATCTGAGATTTCCAATGCAAACGAGCAGAAACTAAATTCATCAAGCAATCTTTATAATGGAAACTCTAATGGTACAGGTAAGTTGCTCAAATTAATTTCTTTGACATTGAAACCAGCATGTTCAGTTTTGAAAGCTTGCATTCCATTTGAGAGTAAAAGACAGATGCTGCCTATGCTGGTTCATATTGACAGGTTCTGCGCTAATTATGGATGCTACTAGCATCCTGGGCTTGCGAGAAGATGAAAGTGGAACTGCAGATCAGGTTTGCACCCTAAGCTGTGAAATTTTTCCCTAAGGAGAACTTATTGCTGTTGTGAATTTGAGAAAGTTACAGCTTCTTCAAAAACTACTGGCAAAATTGACTGCACACAGCTTTAATGTCATTCTCATTACACCAGACTGTGAAAGTTCTATTTTGTCGTGTTACACTGTTAATCTCTTCTTTTGAGCCTACTCTGGTAGTCAGTTGGCTTGTGTGTTTGCAGCTCGTTGCAAATAACACAACAGTGGACCCCAAATGTGGCAGTGGCTCTTTTCTGCCTCCAAGCATCCGGACACGTAGAGATCCCAAGATTCAGGATTTAATAGATGACTGCCCTTCATTTGATCTTGGCTTCTAATGGAAGGTATGTCTCTATTTATACTCTGTGCCATTAGAAACATAATGAAGCATGTCTGAAGTTGATTCAATATGTCTTAATTGTCCAACTATCTTTCTCttatttttacttttataTAACCTTGATTATGCCCTCTTTCTTTTTGTACGATTCCTATCCTTGGTTTGGGTGAAAGAAATGGAGCTATCAAATTCTTATGGAGATGCCTCAATTTCATAAGAATTTGAGCATCCATTCCAACATCATTTTTACACTCTTTCCTTCTGTGTTTTTTCCATGCTCTATCTAAATGACTATTCCTGTGTTTTGGAATCCTCTGTTTTGCACTTGCATTCCTGCCAAGTTCATGTGTTTTTGGTTTCTCCATTCCGAAAAGAAATCTCATAGGACATGTCTTGAGCAACATGTCATGCTTCATATGCCACATTCTGCAGTAAGCTATCAAGCAtgggcattttttttttctacacaAAATCTGCGAATCAGTTAACTTCAGTTTTGACAAAGCATAAGGCCGCTTCCGGGAAGACATGACATGAACCAGTCACCATCGTAACCATATTGGCCCAGGTAGCAAAAACGATGATGCTTTCGCAGTATCAGAGTAGAAGTTTCTGCTGCCCCTTTCATGTCGCCGGGAACTGGCCATTGCAGCACGTGGGTGGTGAAAAGGATTCACGGACGTCCTAGTCGTGGACCAACAGCTGCTGGACTGGATCTGTGTGCGGTTAGGTTAAACCACTGGCTACTATTTGCCCAGTAGAGCATGTAGCTCAGTTGCTCACGCAAGACAATTGTTACTTCGattccaaaaggaaaaaagaaaactctaTCATCTATGTGAAGAGGGTTTCAGAAATTGAAAATATCTGAAAACCGTCGACTTGTGTGGCTTCCTTTGTTTGCTTATTGATCTTTTTTTACAGCGAGTTTGCTTATTAATCTTTGCTTTGCAGGCATGATTTGGGGAAACTGGGACAGAAAATGGGCCATCTGACGGTTAATCAGTTGATTGGTGGGCGACAGAGCAGGCAAAAGCAGGAGTTTTGTGAAGAAAGCGAGTTTTGATTCCACTGTAGAGTTTTACtctgttgtcgttgttttcgTTAAGGAGTGGTTGCTCTTCCTTCTGTTTAGCACTTACAGGGGTGGCTTTTTGCATGGAAATGGAAAAAGAATGATCACTTGTAGGAGGATAAATTTGTAGGAATGCATTCGTCCAAACTTCCATGATATAGAATGCTGAAGAGGTTTGCTTTTACTGTTTGAAAGAAAAGGTGGAATATTTGTACagtttaattattattttcagatATGCTGCAgcttatttttatatttttggaATTGTTTTGGGTGGCGGAGTGAGTCACACTACCTCCTCGGTGGGAGGTGTCGTGGCAACATCAGCAAGGGCCACATGTCCCCACACCGACCCTGCACAGACGCCGGGCCTGAAAAAAGGCCAGCAAATCATTAAGCCCAGGGCTAGGAGCGAGAAACGAATGGATAGGATTCCCAAGATTCCCCATCGGAGAAGACACGAGACGACACGGATTCTTTTCTTCCACTCTTGGCTCCTGAAAAATAGACCCAAAACCGGCGGAAATTCGGCAGAAATGAGCTGACACGATACCAAAATCTTGGTCAGAGAGGGGGGGAAGAACAGGAGCAAGAATCCAATCCCTGTGGCGCTGTCAGGCCCAAGGAAGGTAAGAGGCGCAAGCAGGAACGGCAGCTAATAAAAAGGGAGAAACTTCTTTTTACCAAGTAATTTAAATATCTCCGTGTTTGATTGTTTCTTCTAGCTGGATCGCTAGCTCGTTTGCTTTGCTTTCACGTCATTCTCCCGGAGGGAGCGAAAGCAAGCGAGCGAGCGTCCCCCTGTGTCGCTCCCTCTCCATTTATTATTGGAGGTTCACTTGTTGATTCAAGTCACCTAGCTAGAGCTAAGGAGGTCGGATCAGGGCAAGTGGATGCTGGCGAAGAAGCTTGATCTCTTCGTCCAAAGACCTGCCTTGATCTCAAGACCTTCGTTAAGCTCCGGTTCTTCCTGATCCAGCTGAGGCGAGGTGAGGTGAATTACCTTCGcctgatttatttatttattttgcttgGGATCTCTAGTAACATGATTGTTCATGCCATGCGATCGTTTGATCGAGTCGAGCTGTGAACTTTAAAAGAAGAATCCGAGCTGTTACTGTGTAGCCTTGGCCAGATCCAATCGCTATGGGTTCCTCTGCTTCATAAAGTCTGAGAGTCTACCAGAGGAACTGCACAGTCTTTTTATTTTCATCCACAGTCTGCTCCATAAACTATGAAATTACTACTGAGTAGTAACTGATCTCCTCTTCACCCATGGGCATTTCGTCTAGTTCGTCAGTGCTTTGCTTCGGGGATAACAGCTTAGCACTATCATGTGTGTAGCCTAGATTCTTTTAGCACAGAGTGATTTGCACTGGATATTTTGTGGATGATTGACATCTTCAGCGTAGAATCATTGAAAGTTGATATGCATGTTCTTACCACCAATTTAGAGTGATTCACTGGTCATACCTTTGTTCACTTTATGCAACGTGTATGGAGCTAATGCTGATGAGCAACTTTGTGATGTACAGCTTCTTAGCATGTGAGAgtgatggcggcggctgaAGCGAGGGCTGCTTGGCAACGTGCCGCTAACCGCTGCTTGGTTCAGGAGGATGCCAAGAGAGCTCCAAAGCTGGCATGCTGTCCATCTTCTGTGCAACAGCATGAAGCAAAGAGCGGAAACCCAACTAACCCACAAGATTGCCATATCCCAAATTttatgcatttaaatttaaattggaACCCAATGAACTCCAATCAGCCAATAGATACGTGGTTCCTTCAATTCCAGCCCGATTTCGGGTGCCAGAAAGTAATTGCTGGTGAACATCTGAATTATATGGGCGGGGAAGTTGATTCCAAGAAAGTGGAAAGTTTTTCACCAGTGTCTACGCTTGAAGACATCAATCCTAAGAAGAGCGAGTATCCTTTTGAGCCTCCGTGGATCGTTTCGACAGCTTTTATGAAGCAAACTTCTGAAACAGCTTTCGAAGAGTTCAAAACTCTTTCTGGTTGTTCTCAAGTGAGTCTTAAATGCAGAGGTAATTCCAATAGCCTCCTTCATGAGGATAAAGAGTTTATGGAGTTCAAAACTTTTGATCCTCTGTTTCCAAAGAAACCACAGAAGGCATGCTATGAGATGGATCCACCTTGGGCAGAAGACAAGAAGTCACAGCCATGGTGGCAAGTAGTTGATGGGGATGGATTGGCTTCGCTCGTTGCAGAAAGAGCAATGCAGAACATTGAGAACAACGATCTGCCAAGACCCACTCAGACAGTGCGTGTTCATGGGGCAAAATTGAACAGCCATGAGAACAAGGATAGCTATGGGCATACATCCCCTTCTGTTAAAGAGTTGCAACCTGAACTACAAGACACTATGATGTGCAGCTATAGCATCGCAAGCACCAATGAGACAAATTCATCTGACAGTGGAGGGTGGCAACAACCTCAAAGAAAGAACGCACGTGGGTATGTGTTTTCTGTTATATTTTTTCAGAACCAATAAAACTACAACGAGGTTCCCTCCTTTGTAGATTTGCCCAACAATTCCACATACTTCCTTATGTTTTATGTATTTCCACTAAAAGGGTTTCGTTTTGTAGATTCATCATTTCAGAGTGTTATAATCAAGTCTAGTTAGGCTCAAAAAGTGAAAATAACAGGCTGTTAGTACCAATTTTCATGGATGTACACATATGTCGGTCCATTGTACCCTATCACAATATAAATCCTGATTTGGCCAATGGCTTGCgagaagggaaaaaaacatgttttcatTAAAAGGCAAATAGctgaataaaaggaaagtcAGATATCTATATTACGTCAATTTAGCTTTGAAGTGATATGGGCACTTCCACTGGGTCCATCTTATGACTGTTTTGTGATCCTTTTTTCATCCTGAAAAACCCTTGgatatatttttgttcatCAAAGCTTCTTCCTGTTTGATATGCAGGGGTGCACAGGATTCGTCACCAGGCAACGAGCCAGCACATCAGAACCAGAATGCCTCTGAGAGGGCCCAGCTGCTGGATGCTCTCCGCCATTCGCAGACACGGGCTAGGGAAGCCGAGATGGCTGCTAAGAATGCTCATGATGAAAAAGACCATATCATCAAGCTATTGTTTCGTCAGGCCTCACACCTCTTTGCATGTAAGCAATGGCTGAAAATGCTGCAACTGGAGAACATATGCCTCCAGCTCAGGCTCAAAGAACATCAAATAGCAGCCATGTTCCCAGAACTTCCCTGGACGATGATGAAGGAGAAGGCAGCGCCAGGAGAGGAGCGGAAAGACAGCACAAAGAAGAAAGGCAGGAGGCAGAAGAAGGAAGGTGGCTTCCGCAAAGCCATCATGTTTGCGGTCGGTGTAGGTATCGTCGGTGCTGGACTGCTGCTTGGCTGGACCCTTGGGTGGCTGATGCCCAGGTTGTGAGTTCCACCTACATAGTGTTCAATTCCACGAATAGCTGGTAGATAAAGCTCCAGATATGTGCTTTATGAAGTAGGAGAATGAAATGAACAAATTCTTAGAATCACTCATACAAGCTTGATGATTTGGAGGCTTTGCTGATGATCTCTCTCCATGCCTTCATGTATATATAGGAAGAATTTAGTGTACATATTGCCAGAAACTGGGTATTTCTGGTACACCTGTAGGTTCCATGGGGGTGAGTGTGTACATAGTGTGCATCTGGGTCAGTGGTGGTGGAACCTCATATCAGTCGACTTCAACAAAGGGTAAACCTGTACTGTAAGCATGTAACCTTCTTTGCTTAGTGTAAAAAGAATTGTATTACTCCAGTTTGGTTTTTACCAAACCTGTCCTGTAAGCATGTAACCTTCTTCTTTGCTTAGTGTAAAAAGAATTGTATTACTCCGGTTTGGTTTTTACCAACTGATCACGGTTGGTAAACCTGTACTGTAAATATATTGTAACTTGGTTCTTTGTTTAATGTAAAAGAAATTGTATTATTCAGCTTGGTGACTACAAACTGATCCCAGTTTGGTAAACCTGTACTGTAAGTCTGTAACTTGGAACGGCTCTTTGTTTAAATCAAGAGAAATTGTATTGCTCGCCTTGGTGTTTACAAACTGATCAGTCTGGCAGCATatatcataaaaaaaagtcaatttGTGGCCTGCACAAAAATAAACGGATACGTGTGCCTTTTCCTGATGAAATTTTGCAAGTCAAGCACAATCTGCCTTTGTAGAAAGGCTACTTTAATCTTTCAAACTTAAGTCTGTTGAGCAGTAGAGTTACCAGGAAACCAACGAAACCCAAataaaactactccctccaacccataaatttgtccaaataaggatgtatctatgtttaaaaagcgtctagatacatgcaatatttcgacaagtaattccggccgcaGGAGTATATCTAAAGCAAACTTTGTATAAAGCTTGACTGaaaatttgcactaaattGATTTGAGGCTTCATAGATCGCCCGCTTTGTGTCCTTACTTGTCAGGGGAGTCTTCCATGATACAGATTGAACTAAAACTAGAGTTACAATAAACCAACTGAAACTACAGTTACAATGGAAAAATACAGTTGCCACATTGCGAAAGTAATGATTAACACATGGAAATTGCACAGCAATGCTTCATCAGCACTTGGATAATCAATTACTTATCCAGGCCCCGGCAACGGAATGCGCACAGATGGCTCCCAAATGCCGAGATGACATCCACCAGACctccatgtccggcaacagcTGCCATCTGAAAGGTGAGGATAGTAAGTGAGAAACAGAATTTCCAGCCCCAGAAATAGAGGGATAACACAGATCCGAAAATGATATGGAATGAGGATCAAAACCGAGATGGATATATACCCCGGATGAATGCATGGATACAGAAAATGCTGATGGAGGAGCACACTTTATTTGCGAAAGAACAGCCCCGTTGATTGTA carries:
- the LOC100835776 gene encoding uncharacterized protein LOC100835776 translates to MAAAEARAAWQRAANRCLVQEDAKRAPKLACCPSSVQQHEAKSGNPTNPQDCHIPNFMHLNLNWNPMNSNQPIDTWFLQFQPDFGCQKVIAGEHLNYMGGEVDSKKVESFSPVSTLEDINPKKSEYPFEPPWIVSTAFMKQTSETAFEEFKTLSGCSQVSLKCRGNSNSLLHEDKEFMEFKTFDPLFPKKPQKACYEMDPPWAEDKKSQPWWQVVDGDGLASLVAERAMQNIENNDLPRPTQTVRVHGAKLNSHENKDSYGHTSPSVKELQPELQDTMMCSYSIASTNETNSSDSGGWQQPQRKNARGGAQDSSPGNEPAHQNQNASERAQLLDALRHSQTRAREAEMAAKNAHDEKDHIIKLLFRQASHLFACKQWLKMLQLENICLQLRLKEHQIAAMFPELPWTMMKEKAAPGEERKDSTKKKGRRQKKEGGFRKAIMFAVGVGIVGAGLLLGWTLGWLMPRL